A section of the Phaseolus vulgaris cultivar G19833 chromosome 8, P. vulgaris v2.0, whole genome shotgun sequence genome encodes:
- the LOC137826627 gene encoding thioredoxin H2, which yields MGGIISTIFGAGGDAPSYSEEDSRVTSFHSSARWQLHFNELKDTSKLVVVDFSASWCGPCKFIEPAIHAMAEKYTDVDFVKIDVDELSDVAGEFQVQAMPTFVLLKKGKVIDKVVGAKKDELEKKIEKHRS from the exons ATGGGCGGTATCATTTCTACTATCTTTGGTGCCGGCGGCGATGCGCCGTCGTATTCGGAGGAGGATTCTCGCGTGACGTCGTTCCACTCATCGGCGCGTTGGCAGCTGCACTTCAACGAGCTCAAAGACACCTCTAAGCTC GTCGTGGTAGATTTCTCGGCGTCGTGGTGTGGTCCTTGCAAATTCATAGAGCCAGCGATTCACGCCATGGCTGAAAAGTACACTGACGTTGACTTCGTCAAGATCGACGTCGACGAATTATCG GATGTGGCGGGGGAGTTTCAGGTGCAGGCGATGCCGACGTTCGTGTTGTTGAAGAAAGGGAAGGTAATTGACAAGGTTGTTGGCGCAAAGAAGGACGAGCTCGAGAAGAAGATTGAGAAGCATCGATCGTAA